In Apium graveolens cultivar Ventura chromosome 10, ASM990537v1, whole genome shotgun sequence, the following are encoded in one genomic region:
- the LOC141689496 gene encoding uncharacterized protein LOC141689496, whose amino-acid sequence MNGLQITEMQACPLLLGDKEDDVKCGGEEEKDRKLERCKSAVGEKKGYNSSKMLNRELISKYFYMPITQAAKELNVGLTLLKKRCRDLGIRRWPHRKLMSLQTLIRNVQELGKQQGEAAKEKLNEAIEILEQERKLIEEAPDVDMDGKTKRLRQACFKANYKKRTRNITGGRGKMLMMIMDHESNNSCNNYNYSPADVQSSSSSNGQYITAASTDDHWTYPSDIHDDDLQVKSLFSDCYSFPVNTVY is encoded by the exons ATGAATGGTTTACAAATTACTGAAATGCAAGCGTGTCCTTTACTACTAGGTGACAAAGAAGATGATGTAAAATGTGGCGGTGAAGAGGAAAAAGATAGGAAACTAGAAAGATGCAAATCTGCAGTGGGAGAAAAGAAGGGATATAATAGTTCGAAAATGTTAAATAGAGAATTAATATCGAAATACTTCTACATGCCCATTACCCAGGCAGCTAAGGAACTAAATGTTGGATTAACACTTCTAAAGAAAAGGTGTAGAGATTTAGGTATCAGGAGGTGGCCACATAGAAAGCTCATGAGCCTCCAGACACTGATAAGGAATGTCCAG GAATTGGGAAAGCAACAAGGAGAAGCAGCGAAAGAGAAGCTGAATGAAGCAATTGAAATATTGGAGCAGGAGAGAAAGCTGATAGAAGAAGCTCCAGACGTTGACATGGATGGCAAAACCAAGAGGCTTCGACAAGCTTGCTTCAAAGCCAACTACAAAAAGAGAACGAGGAATATTACTGGTGGAAGAGGCAAGATGCTTATGATGATAATGGATCATGAAAGCAATAACAGTTGTAATAATTATAATTACTCTCCTGCCGATGTTCAATCTTCTTCCAGCAGCAACGGTCAGTATATTACTGCAGCCTCTACAGATGATCATTGGACATACCCAAGCGACATCCACGACGATGACTTGCAGGTGAAGTCACTCTTTTCCGATTGTTATTCTTTCCCTGTAAACACAGTCTATTGA